In Gordonia phthalatica, one genomic interval encodes:
- a CDS encoding SDR family oxidoreductase produces MGALDGKVAVITGAGGREHALLFAAEGAAVVVNDRGGSNAGEGDDVGPAQQTVDDIVAAGGRAVVNGNDISSWNGAKELVEQAISEFGALDAVVNNAGILRDGFIAGLSESDWDSVIAVHLKGHFNVLRHAAEYWKAQSKAGAQPTAAVVNTASASGTTLPNAGQVNYGAAKAAIAAMTLVAADELGRYGVRANAIAPIARTRLTLATPGMGAMIAAEHEALEEGEFDAFSPANISPLVAYLASDACTITGKVFAVQGGAISELAGWHDVKTIETEGPWVIDDIAARLP; encoded by the coding sequence ATGGGTGCATTGGACGGAAAGGTCGCCGTCATCACCGGCGCAGGCGGCCGCGAGCACGCGCTGCTCTTCGCCGCCGAGGGAGCGGCGGTGGTCGTGAACGACCGCGGCGGCAGCAACGCGGGCGAGGGCGACGACGTCGGGCCGGCGCAGCAGACGGTCGACGACATCGTCGCCGCGGGCGGTCGTGCGGTCGTCAACGGCAACGACATCAGTTCATGGAACGGCGCGAAGGAACTGGTCGAGCAGGCGATCTCCGAGTTCGGAGCCCTGGACGCCGTGGTGAACAACGCCGGCATCCTGCGCGACGGATTCATCGCCGGACTGTCCGAGTCCGACTGGGACTCGGTGATCGCGGTCCATCTGAAGGGCCACTTCAACGTGCTGCGTCATGCGGCCGAGTACTGGAAGGCGCAGTCGAAGGCCGGCGCCCAGCCGACCGCGGCAGTCGTGAACACGGCGTCGGCGTCGGGGACCACCCTGCCGAACGCCGGTCAGGTGAACTACGGTGCCGCCAAGGCGGCGATCGCGGCGATGACGCTGGTCGCGGCCGACGAGCTCGGCCGGTACGGGGTGCGGGCCAATGCGATCGCCCCGATCGCGCGCACCCGACTCACCCTGGCCACCCCGGGGATGGGCGCGATGATTGCCGCCGAGCACGAGGCGTTGGAGGAGGGCGAGTTCGACGCCTTCAGTCCCGCCAACATCTCGCCGCTCGTCGCCTATCTGGCCTCGGACGCCTGCACCATCACCGGCAAGGTCTTCGCGGTGCAGGGCGGTGCCATCTCCGAGCTGGCGGGCTGGCACGACGTCAAGACCATCGAGACCGAGGGACCGTGGGTGATCGACGACATCGCCGCGCGGCTGCCCTGA
- a CDS encoding acyl-CoA dehydrogenase family protein has product MYQWSDTDLMVRDAAREFIDKNFRPKVDELEHGDLPPYDLMRELWSQFGLEAMAGEAVDKLLAKKRAKAERSDGQADAARDRAARDTKEKRSGSSNPLGAQASMGAVLFSELAGVSLGSVASIGVSLGLGAATILSRGTLAQQERWLPDLMTLRTIASWAITEPDSGSDAFGGMKTYVRRDGDDYILNGQKTFITNGPYADVLVVYAKLDEGDGADKRDRKVLTFVLEKGMEGLTQSAPMRKMGMHSSPTGELFFNDVRLTPDRLLGETEDHRSGDGRDSARSSFVIERVGCAILSLGIINECRRLCVEYATTRQLWGQDIGRFQLIQLKLARMEVARLNVQNMVFSALEQMTDGRIPTLAEASAMKLYSTEAATDVAMDAVQLFGGNGYMSEYRVEQLARDAKSLMIYAGSNEIQVTHVAKGLLNY; this is encoded by the coding sequence ATATATCAGTGGTCCGACACCGACCTGATGGTCCGGGACGCCGCCCGGGAGTTCATCGACAAGAACTTCCGACCGAAGGTCGACGAGCTGGAGCACGGAGACCTCCCGCCCTACGACCTGATGCGCGAGCTGTGGTCGCAGTTCGGCCTCGAGGCGATGGCCGGCGAGGCCGTCGACAAGCTCCTCGCCAAGAAGCGCGCCAAAGCGGAGCGGTCCGACGGGCAGGCCGACGCCGCCCGTGACAGGGCCGCCCGCGACACGAAGGAGAAGCGGTCCGGCTCGTCGAATCCGCTCGGCGCGCAGGCGTCGATGGGCGCGGTGCTGTTCAGCGAACTCGCCGGCGTCTCGCTCGGCTCGGTGGCGTCGATCGGCGTCAGCCTGGGCCTGGGCGCAGCGACCATCCTCTCCCGCGGCACCCTCGCTCAGCAGGAACGGTGGCTGCCCGACCTGATGACCCTGCGCACGATCGCGTCGTGGGCCATCACCGAGCCCGACTCCGGCTCCGACGCCTTCGGCGGGATGAAGACGTACGTCCGGCGCGACGGCGACGACTACATCCTCAACGGTCAGAAGACCTTCATCACCAACGGTCCGTACGCGGACGTGCTCGTCGTGTACGCCAAGCTCGACGAGGGCGACGGCGCCGACAAGCGCGACCGCAAGGTGCTGACCTTCGTCCTGGAGAAGGGCATGGAGGGCCTCACCCAGAGCGCGCCGATGCGGAAGATGGGCATGCACTCCTCGCCCACCGGCGAATTGTTCTTCAACGACGTCCGCCTGACGCCCGACCGGCTGCTCGGCGAGACCGAGGACCATCGCAGCGGCGACGGGCGCGACAGCGCGCGCAGTTCCTTCGTCATCGAACGCGTGGGGTGCGCGATCCTGTCGCTCGGCATCATCAACGAGTGCCGCCGCCTGTGCGTCGAGTACGCGACCACCCGGCAGCTGTGGGGGCAGGACATCGGCCGCTTCCAGTTGATCCAGTTGAAGTTGGCCCGGATGGAGGTGGCGCGCCTCAACGTCCAGAACATGGTCTTCAGTGCGCTGGAGCAGATGACGGACGGTCGCATCCCGACGCTCGCCGAGGCCTCCGCCATGAAGCTGTACTCCACCGAAGCGGCGACCGACGTCGCGATGGACGCCGTTCAGCTCTTCGGCGGCAACGGGTACATGTCGGAGTACCGCGTCGAGCAGCTGGCTCGTGACGCCAAGTCGCTGATGATCTACGCGGGCAGCAACGAAATCCAGGTCACGCACGTCGCGAAGGGACTGTTGAACTATTGA